A window of Mustelus asterias chromosome 15, sMusAst1.hap1.1, whole genome shotgun sequence contains these coding sequences:
- the rrp15 gene encoding RRP15-like protein, with translation MALQAEVLSRGDGGGGEAELRGSDGDLASDRFSSGEDEKNHDPAAELGAQTADPKAANSTTGWADAMAKILRKTVPGSKPTILAKNKEKQKEKEKRKQAMLEKRKQLDKKKEWEQMCRVKPDVYQDRETERSFQKVATRGVVQLFNAVRKHQTSVDEKIKEAGGSERKRAKLLSSVSKKDFISVLRGSGQNVHQNSAERTANGGKQIKIKSEDSAAWNILRDDFMMGATMKDWDKESDGEATAKGAAHE, from the exons ATGGCGCTGCAGGCTGAGGTGCTTTCACGTGGAGACGGTGGTGGAGGAGAAGCGGAATTGCGCG GTTCTGATGGAGATCTTGCAAGTGACCGCTTCTCTTCGGGTGAAGATGAAAAAAATCATGATCCAGCGGCCGAACTTGGGGCACAAACTGCAGATCCAAAAGCAGCAAATTCCACTACTGGCTGGGCAGATGCTATGGCCAAAATTCTAAGAAAGACGGTACCAGGGAGTAAACCAACAATTCTTGCTAAAAATaaagagaaacagaaagaaaaagaaaaacggAAGCAGGCAATGTTGGAAAAGAGGAAACAG CTGGATAAAAAGAAAGAAtgggaacagatgtgcagagtgaAACCTGACGTCTATCAAGACCGAGAAACCGAAAGAAGCTTCCAGAAAGTAGCCACTAG AGGTGTTGTGCAGCTATTTAATGCTGTGCGAAAGCATCAAACCAGTGTGGATGAAAAAATTAAAGAAGCAGGTGGGTCTGAGCGAAAGCGTGCCAAGTTACTGTCGTCTGTCTCGAAGAAAGATTTCATCAGTGTTCTCCGAGGATCAGGACAGAATGTACATCAGAACTCAGCTGAACGGACGGCGAATGGTGGAAAGCAG ATTAAAATTAAATCGGAAGATAGTGCAGCATGGAACATTTTACGTGACGACTTTATGATGGGAGCTACAATGAAAGACTGGGATAAAGAGAGTGACGGGGAAGCAACGGCGAAAGGAGCTGCCCATGAGTGA